A portion of the uncultured Bacteroides sp. genome contains these proteins:
- a CDS encoding RICIN domain-containing protein yields MKNNILFVCVLFSLLSCDKLPSELRNKVSEEVLEALDEAGTNRQELERVLLHYDKNPQDSLKFKAACFLIQNMKGYYSITGEDANKLEELYRIMGRALPDARSTIYNRGVDSLKIKFNFHKQLDLQYIRANFLIQHIDQAFNSWEDTPWHSNYSFDAFCEYVLPYRVYEEKLSLWRPLIEKQFKHQLNKTYFEVGVLYEAENAGYGKAAVVEEKYSASNFKAVSITAKNKLVFENVCTEPGEKVLLIQHYNGGKDAKVNVVINDIDTIPIVLKSTGGWFKPTVNVVKVPIKINKSINKICLESKAEKISIDYIKIVPILDFQSFRQSGITSGATYKITNKQSAASLTIDDDSTELGSKMITSEFKNRNTQKFILSYTDYGFFKIITHDKHKVVLDVANGLINNGTELTIFSDYNFPNQSWTLVPDKEKGYFRIVSRKSEKCLEINSKFAKNKNQVVQNENNGTDNQLWKFEMLGEAPKRDSLTELQMGTTTEASFRIYHETLDFQMYQFGGAMPAINAIDLIHAKIGSCHEEAQYLTYISRGLGMPMTYDFVPQWPNKSLSHFWNVLIDENGKAIRYYFRNKPGAFTIFDGFIKEKVFRSTYSINHQSLAIINDNREDIPKLFENMHFIDVTEELIIAAKGYHL; encoded by the coding sequence ATGAAAAATAATATTCTATTTGTATGTGTTTTATTCAGCCTTTTATCGTGCGATAAATTGCCAAGTGAATTGAGAAATAAGGTTTCAGAGGAAGTGCTGGAAGCACTCGATGAAGCTGGAACTAACAGGCAGGAGCTTGAAAGAGTGTTACTTCACTACGATAAAAATCCACAAGACTCTTTAAAGTTTAAGGCAGCCTGTTTTTTGATACAAAACATGAAGGGGTATTATAGTATAACGGGAGAAGACGCAAATAAACTGGAAGAACTGTATAGAATCATGGGAAGGGCGTTGCCTGATGCAAGGAGCACAATATACAATCGGGGCGTTGATTCCCTAAAAATAAAATTTAATTTTCATAAGCAACTTGATCTGCAATATATTCGTGCAAATTTTCTTATTCAGCATATCGATCAGGCGTTTAATTCCTGGGAGGATACTCCCTGGCATAGTAATTATTCTTTTGATGCATTTTGTGAGTATGTGTTACCATATAGGGTATATGAGGAGAAATTATCTCTATGGAGGCCGCTTATTGAAAAGCAATTTAAACATCAATTGAATAAAACATACTTTGAGGTTGGTGTTTTGTATGAAGCAGAAAATGCTGGATATGGAAAAGCAGCAGTGGTAGAAGAAAAGTATTCTGCGTCCAATTTTAAAGCGGTAAGTATTACTGCAAAAAATAAGTTAGTTTTTGAGAATGTTTGTACCGAACCCGGTGAAAAGGTATTGTTGATACAGCATTATAATGGGGGGAAAGATGCTAAAGTTAATGTAGTTATTAATGATATTGATACGATTCCCATTGTTTTAAAAAGCACGGGTGGGTGGTTTAAACCAACAGTTAATGTAGTGAAAGTGCCCATTAAAATCAATAAATCTATCAACAAAATTTGTTTGGAAAGCAAAGCCGAAAAGATTTCTATCGATTACATTAAGATAGTACCAATTTTAGATTTCCAATCATTCAGACAGTCAGGTATTACATCAGGTGCTACCTATAAAATTACAAATAAACAAAGTGCTGCGAGCTTAACTATTGATGATGATTCTACTGAATTAGGCTCTAAAATGATTACTTCTGAATTTAAGAATAGGAATACTCAGAAGTTTATTCTGTCTTATACCGATTATGGATTCTTTAAAATTATAACACATGATAAACATAAAGTTGTGCTAGATGTAGCTAACGGATTAATAAACAATGGGACAGAATTGACTATCTTTTCTGATTATAATTTTCCGAATCAATCATGGACACTAGTTCCGGATAAAGAAAAGGGGTATTTTAGAATAGTCAGTCGCAAAAGTGAAAAATGTTTGGAGATAAATTCGAAGTTTGCAAAAAATAAGAATCAAGTGGTTCAAAACGAGAATAATGGTACTGATAATCAATTGTGGAAATTTGAAATGCTTGGAGAAGCCCCCAAAAGGGATAGCTTGACAGAACTGCAAATGGGAACAACGACAGAAGCATCCTTTCGAATTTATCACGAGACACTTGATTTTCAGATGTACCAGTTTGGTGGGGCTATGCCGGCAATCAATGCCATAGATTTAATTCATGCAAAAATAGGAAGTTGCCATGAAGAAGCACAGTATCTGACCTATATCTCACGTGGCTTGGGCATGCCTATGACGTATGATTTTGTTCCACAATGGCCTAATAAATCCTTATCTCACTTTTGGAATGTATTAATTGATGAGAATGGTAAGGCTATCAGGTATTATTTTAGAAATAAGCCCGGTGCGTTCACCATATTTGATGGTTTTATTAAAGAAAAAGTATTTAGAAGTACCTATTCTATTAATCATCAGAGTTTAGCTATTATAAATGACAATAGAGAAGACATTCCGAAGCTGTTTGAGAACATGCATTTTATAGATGTAACAGAAGAATTGATAATAGCGGCCAAAGGATACCACTTGTAG